In one Cellulomonas sp. JZ18 genomic region, the following are encoded:
- a CDS encoding response regulator, with product MDEQYEVLVVEDDVDTAQYVRTVLGRRGGMAVTVVHDPSSALEQVAQHRFDAVVTDIQMPGMSGLELLVELRSRAPGVPVAVMTAFASVDYAVEALRRDADEFLVKPVAASTLLERVTALAAEGRRRATASSGGVVLAVGAHPDDVEIGVGATLASHRAAGDTVVVLTMSGGAVGGDADVRRREALAASAVIGARLFLHDFPDTRMAPAEGLIRVVEETVADVRPTVCYTHSRHDRHQDHRAVHEAVMVATRRVASLACFQSPSATVEFRPDRFVPVDGFVETKLQMLAAFASQAHRDYMEPDLVRATARYWSRFGTGTYAEPLETVRAAAALGAGERAAGAAVLHAARDEGVVA from the coding sequence GTGGACGAGCAGTACGAGGTCCTCGTCGTCGAGGACGACGTCGACACCGCGCAGTACGTGCGCACGGTCCTGGGCCGTCGCGGCGGTATGGCGGTGACGGTCGTGCACGACCCGTCGTCCGCGCTCGAGCAGGTCGCGCAGCACCGGTTCGACGCCGTGGTCACCGACATCCAGATGCCCGGGATGAGCGGGCTCGAGCTGCTCGTCGAGCTCCGCTCGCGCGCGCCCGGCGTGCCCGTCGCCGTCATGACCGCGTTCGCCAGCGTGGACTACGCGGTGGAGGCGCTGCGCCGCGACGCCGACGAGTTCCTCGTCAAGCCCGTCGCGGCGAGCACGCTGCTCGAGCGCGTCACGGCGCTCGCCGCCGAGGGGCGGCGGCGCGCGACCGCGTCGTCCGGCGGGGTCGTGCTGGCCGTCGGCGCGCACCCCGACGACGTGGAGATCGGCGTGGGCGCGACGCTGGCGTCCCACCGGGCGGCGGGCGACACGGTCGTCGTGCTGACGATGTCCGGCGGTGCCGTGGGCGGCGACGCCGACGTGCGGCGGCGCGAGGCGCTGGCGGCGTCGGCCGTCATCGGCGCCCGGCTGTTCCTGCACGACTTCCCCGACACCAGGATGGCGCCCGCCGAGGGGCTGATCCGGGTCGTGGAGGAGACGGTCGCGGACGTGCGCCCCACCGTCTGCTACACGCACTCGCGCCACGACCGGCACCAGGACCACCGCGCGGTGCACGAGGCCGTCATGGTGGCGACCCGGCGCGTCGCGTCGCTCGCGTGCTTCCAGAGCCCGTCCGCCACGGTCGAGTTCCGCCCCGACCGGTTCGTGCCGGTCGACGGCTTCGTCGAGACGAAATTGCAGATGCTTGCCGCGTTCGCCTCGCAGGCCCACCGGGACTACATGGAGCCGGACCTGGTGCGCGCGACCGCGCGGTACTGGTCGCGGTTCGGCACGGGCACGTACGCCGAGCCCCTGGAGACCGTGCGCGCCGCGGCGGCGCTCGGCGCGGGGGAGCGGGCGGCCGGGGCGGCCGTCCTGCACGCGGCGCGGGACGAGGGGGTGGTGGCATGA
- a CDS encoding dicarboxylate/amino acid:cation symporter → MPSFTVQVLLGLGLGVLLGWLALRMGPVNADGNPNWLTTTLSEIGSAFVTLLRAIVPPLVFLAIVASIANLRQVTNAARLAWQTLLWFAITAAISVTVGIGLGLLFQPGARTTLTAEEGAEPSSTGSWLDFLNGLIPGNFLGLEADTGLEAGADGTFTADTSISFNVLQIVVVALVVGIAALRTGKAAEPFLAFSRSALTVVQKVLWWVIRLAPLGTLGLIGRAVATYGWDLLAPLATFALAIYVGLAVVLGVVYPVLLRTNGLKVGAYFRGAWPAIQLAFVSRSSIGTLPVTQRVTERNLGVPAPYASFAVPLAATTKMDGCASIYPAISAIFVAQLFGVDLSVTDYLLIAFVSVVGSAATAGLTGAVVMLTLTLSTLGLPLAGVGLLLAIDPILDMGRTAVNVAGQALVPAIVAKREGILDVARYESASVDDLFRDEVDQVREEQADTQATDATVPAREEAASLRG, encoded by the coding sequence ATGCCGTCCTTCACCGTGCAGGTGCTCCTGGGCCTCGGCCTGGGCGTCCTGCTCGGCTGGCTCGCGCTGCGCATGGGCCCCGTGAACGCCGACGGGAACCCCAACTGGCTCACCACCACGCTGAGCGAGATCGGCTCGGCGTTCGTGACGCTCCTGCGCGCGATCGTCCCGCCGCTGGTCTTCCTGGCCATCGTCGCCTCGATCGCGAACCTGCGGCAGGTGACGAACGCCGCCCGGCTCGCCTGGCAGACGCTGCTGTGGTTCGCGATCACGGCCGCGATCTCGGTGACCGTGGGCATCGGCCTCGGCCTGCTCTTCCAGCCCGGCGCCCGCACGACGCTGACCGCGGAGGAGGGCGCCGAGCCCAGCTCCACCGGCAGCTGGCTCGACTTCCTCAACGGCCTGATCCCGGGCAACTTCCTCGGCCTGGAGGCCGACACGGGCCTCGAGGCCGGCGCGGACGGGACCTTCACCGCCGACACGTCGATCTCGTTCAACGTCCTGCAGATCGTCGTCGTCGCGCTCGTGGTGGGCATCGCCGCGCTGCGCACCGGCAAGGCCGCCGAGCCGTTCCTCGCGTTCAGCCGCTCGGCGCTGACGGTCGTGCAGAAGGTGCTGTGGTGGGTCATCCGCCTCGCGCCGCTCGGCACGCTCGGCCTCATCGGCCGCGCCGTCGCGACCTACGGCTGGGACCTGCTCGCCCCGCTCGCGACGTTCGCGCTGGCGATCTACGTGGGCCTGGCGGTCGTCCTGGGCGTCGTCTACCCGGTGCTGCTGCGCACCAACGGCCTGAAGGTCGGCGCGTACTTCCGCGGCGCGTGGCCGGCGATCCAGCTCGCGTTCGTGTCCCGCTCGTCCATCGGCACGCTGCCCGTGACGCAGCGGGTCACCGAGCGCAACCTCGGGGTGCCGGCGCCGTACGCGTCGTTCGCGGTGCCGCTGGCCGCGACCACCAAGATGGACGGCTGCGCCTCGATCTACCCGGCGATCTCGGCGATCTTCGTCGCGCAGCTGTTCGGCGTGGACCTGTCCGTGACGGACTACCTGCTCATCGCGTTCGTGTCGGTCGTCGGCTCGGCGGCCACCGCGGGCCTGACCGGCGCGGTCGTCATGCTCACGCTCACGCTGTCGACGCTGGGCCTGCCGCTCGCGGGCGTCGGCCTGCTGCTGGCGATCGACCCGATCCTCGACATGGGCCGCACGGCCGTGAACGTCGCCGGGCAGGCGCTCGTGCCGGCGATCGTCGCCAAGCGCGAGGGCATCCTCGACGTGGCCCGGTACGAGTCGGCGAGCGTCGACGACCTGTTCCGTGACGAGGTCGACCAGGTGCGCGAGGAGCAGGCGGACACGCAGGCCACCGACGCCACCGTGCCCGCCCGCGAGGAGGCCGCGAGCCTGCGCGGCTGA
- a CDS encoding putative leader peptide encodes MSTWDLTERRAVDLRRVASALCRALPR; translated from the coding sequence GTGAGCACGTGGGACCTGACCGAGCGCCGCGCCGTCGACCTGCGCAGGGTCGCCAGCGCGCTGTGTCGCGCCCTCCCGCGCTGA
- a CDS encoding heme oxygenase (biliverdin-producing) has product MTVADAARVPCDPDLPLSVRLRTGTRADHEAAERSAFVEHLLSGALTRDAYVDLAVQQHAVYTALEEVGDALLATTPDASAVVLEDLRRLPSIEDDLAFLLGADWPARARVLPATARYAAHLREHATTLPRWVAHAYTRYLGDLSGGQVVHRMMQRHYGLGEQGLSFYRFAAAPRVTPFKDEYRDRLDALPLTEEQRREVVDEARRAFALNRGVFADLGAVHHP; this is encoded by the coding sequence GTGACCGTCGCCGACGCCGCCCGCGTCCCCTGCGACCCCGACCTGCCGCTGTCCGTCCGGCTGCGCACCGGCACGCGCGCCGACCACGAGGCGGCCGAGCGGAGCGCGTTCGTCGAGCACCTCCTGTCCGGCGCGCTCACGCGGGACGCCTACGTGGACCTGGCCGTGCAGCAGCACGCCGTGTACACCGCGCTCGAGGAGGTGGGCGACGCGCTGCTCGCCACGACCCCCGACGCGTCCGCCGTCGTCCTCGAGGACCTGCGCCGACTTCCGTCGATCGAGGACGACCTCGCGTTCCTGCTGGGCGCCGACTGGCCGGCCCGGGCGCGCGTCCTGCCGGCGACCGCGCGCTACGCCGCGCACCTGCGCGAGCACGCCACCACGCTGCCGCGCTGGGTCGCGCACGCCTACACGCGCTACCTCGGCGACCTGTCGGGCGGCCAGGTCGTCCACCGGATGATGCAGCGGCACTACGGGCTGGGCGAGCAGGGCCTGTCGTTCTACCGCTTCGCCGCGGCTCCGAGGGTCACGCCGTTCAAGGACGAGTACCGCGACCGGCTCGACGCGCTGCCGCTGACCGAGGAGCAGCGTCGGGAGGTCGTCGACGAGGCCCGGCGGGCGTTCGCCCTCAACCGCGGCGTCTTCGCCGACCTGGGCGCTGTCCACCACCCCTGA
- a CDS encoding sensor histidine kinase, producing the protein MTTAPLPAPLPAAPPVAADAVAGDAPVRGALTELQARRLGPVRRYFAQHPRAMDAVVVVVYALPGLLLATAASDTAIRREDVGDGRIAVILAVMLGGFVAGAVALNWRRTRPVTVAGTLAGLVALSYALTGSPGTLDLALTLAVYAVAANRPPRVTWATVGIAYLVVAGSTLAWQDDDLVEVDAAVTAPAPAGDPATADVDVLAVAPTPLDDGASMPARVFSASAELAVLLIATSIGTSVRNRRLHVAELVERTNALARERDQQAQIAQAAERSRIAREMHDVVAHSITVMIALSDGANIALTRSPDAARTALGELSSTGRSALAEMRRVLGVLDDDGAPMTPQPGSHDLVALVERFRTAGLPVDARGLTTALPDEATLQIAVHRVVAEALTNALRHAPGTPRVQLCLTRTETAVVVEVLDDGPRGPVPDAGGAGRGLIGMRERAAVYGGAVEAGPRPEGGWRVRVTLPWTTTTEDA; encoded by the coding sequence GTGACCACCGCTCCGCTGCCCGCGCCGCTGCCCGCGGCGCCGCCCGTGGCCGCCGACGCCGTGGCCGGCGACGCACCCGTGCGGGGCGCGCTCACGGAGCTGCAGGCGCGCCGGCTGGGGCCGGTGCGCCGCTACTTCGCGCAGCACCCCCGCGCGATGGACGCGGTCGTCGTCGTCGTCTACGCGCTGCCGGGCCTGCTCCTGGCCACGGCGGCCTCCGACACCGCGATCCGGCGCGAGGACGTGGGCGACGGCCGCATCGCAGTCATCCTGGCCGTCATGCTCGGCGGCTTCGTGGCCGGCGCGGTCGCGCTCAACTGGCGGCGCACGCGGCCCGTCACCGTGGCCGGCACGCTGGCCGGACTGGTCGCGCTGTCGTACGCCCTCACCGGGTCGCCGGGCACGCTCGACCTCGCCCTGACCCTCGCGGTGTACGCGGTCGCCGCGAACCGCCCACCGCGCGTCACCTGGGCCACCGTCGGCATCGCGTACCTCGTCGTCGCCGGCAGCACGCTGGCCTGGCAGGACGACGACCTGGTGGAGGTCGACGCGGCCGTGACCGCCCCCGCGCCCGCCGGGGACCCGGCGACCGCGGACGTCGACGTCCTCGCGGTCGCACCCACGCCGCTCGACGACGGCGCCTCCATGCCGGCGCGGGTGTTCAGCGCGTCGGCCGAGCTCGCGGTCCTGCTCATCGCGACGTCCATCGGCACGAGCGTGCGCAACCGCCGCCTGCACGTGGCCGAGCTCGTCGAGCGCACGAACGCCCTGGCCCGCGAGCGCGACCAGCAGGCGCAGATCGCGCAGGCCGCGGAGCGCTCGCGCATCGCCCGGGAGATGCACGACGTGGTCGCGCACAGCATCACGGTGATGATCGCGCTGTCCGACGGCGCGAACATCGCGCTGACGCGCTCGCCCGACGCCGCGCGCACCGCGCTCGGCGAGCTGTCGTCCACGGGGCGGTCCGCGCTCGCCGAGATGCGCCGCGTCCTGGGCGTGCTCGACGACGACGGCGCCCCGATGACCCCGCAGCCCGGCAGCCACGACCTCGTCGCGCTCGTGGAGCGTTTCCGCACCGCCGGCCTGCCGGTCGACGCCCGCGGCCTGACCACGGCCCTGCCCGACGAGGCGACGCTGCAGATCGCGGTGCACCGCGTGGTCGCCGAGGCGCTCACGAACGCCCTGCGCCACGCCCCCGGCACGCCCCGCGTGCAGCTGTGCCTGACCCGCACCGAGACCGCCGTCGTCGTCGAGGTGCTCGACGACGGCCCGCGCGGGCCCGTCCCCGACGCCGGTGGGGCCGGCCGCGGGCTCATCGGCATGCGGGAGCGCGCCGCCGTGTACGGCGGTGCGGTCGAGGCCGGACCACGACCCGAGGGTGGGTGGCGCGTGCGCGTCACCCTGCCCTGGACCACGACCACGGAGGACGCATGA
- a CDS encoding response regulator transcription factor codes for MTRVLLVDDQALLRMGFRLVLDAEDDLEVVGEAGDGRAALEQVAALRPDVVLMDVRMPGMNGIEATERLVAEHPGTRVLILTTFDLDEYAFAALRVGASGFLLKDARPAELVAAIRSVASGDAVVSPRVTRRMLELFAPQLPAADAQADGDGVHPRLRDLTPRELEVLRHMAEGLSNGEIAATLFLSEATVKTHVGNVLAKLRVRDRVQAVVLAYEVGVVGAGRTGGRTAR; via the coding sequence ATGACCCGGGTTCTGCTCGTCGACGACCAGGCGCTGCTGCGCATGGGCTTCCGCCTCGTGCTCGACGCCGAGGACGACCTCGAGGTCGTCGGCGAGGCCGGTGACGGGCGCGCCGCGCTCGAGCAGGTCGCGGCGCTGCGGCCCGACGTCGTGCTCATGGACGTGCGCATGCCCGGCATGAACGGCATCGAGGCCACCGAGCGCCTCGTCGCCGAGCACCCGGGCACGCGGGTGCTCATCCTCACGACGTTCGACCTCGACGAGTACGCGTTCGCGGCGCTGCGGGTCGGTGCGAGCGGGTTCCTGCTCAAGGACGCCCGGCCCGCGGAGCTCGTCGCCGCCATCCGGTCGGTCGCGTCCGGGGACGCCGTGGTCTCGCCGCGCGTCACCCGGCGCATGCTCGAGCTGTTCGCCCCCCAGCTGCCGGCCGCCGACGCGCAGGCCGACGGCGACGGCGTGCACCCGCGGCTGCGGGACCTGACGCCCCGCGAGCTCGAGGTGCTGCGGCACATGGCGGAGGGGCTGTCGAACGGCGAGATCGCGGCGACGCTGTTCCTCTCCGAGGCGACCGTGAAGACGCACGTCGGCAACGTGCTCGCCAAGCTGCGCGTGCGGGACCGGGTGCAGGCCGTGGTGCTCGCGTACGAGGTGGGCGTCGTGGGTGCGGGCCGCACGGGCGGGCGCACCGCCCGCTGA
- a CDS encoding alpha/beta fold hydrolase — protein sequence MTEPTTTEPTATEPTTTETQAFRTLDVPGATIAYDVRGPLPTADGEPPLVLIGQPMDASGFGTLASYLTERTVVTYDPRGIGRSTRTDGSRTNDPRQQAQDLHALVAALGGGPVDLFGSSGGAVTGLAWVTAHPEDVRTFVAHEPPLLGVLPDADRAAAAAARVDAAYAERGWGAGMAAFIALTSWQGEFPEDFLAELPDPAQLGLPTEDDGSREDPLLSGASKPVTAYEPDLDTLRSVPTRVVLAAGVESAGLLTSRATYALAERLGTEVAVFPSGHGGFLGDEYGMPGEPEAFAARLREVLAGA from the coding sequence ATGACCGAGCCCACCACCACCGAGCCCACCGCCACCGAGCCCACCACGACCGAGACCCAGGCGTTCCGCACGCTCGACGTGCCGGGCGCCACCATCGCGTACGACGTGCGCGGACCGCTGCCGACGGCGGACGGCGAGCCGCCGCTCGTGCTCATCGGCCAGCCCATGGACGCCTCCGGGTTCGGCACGCTCGCCTCGTACCTGACCGAGCGCACGGTCGTGACGTACGACCCTCGCGGCATCGGGCGCAGCACCCGCACCGACGGCAGCCGCACGAACGACCCGCGGCAGCAGGCGCAGGACCTGCACGCGCTGGTCGCCGCGCTCGGCGGCGGTCCGGTCGACCTCTTCGGGTCGAGCGGCGGCGCGGTCACGGGCCTCGCGTGGGTCACCGCGCACCCGGAGGACGTCCGGACGTTCGTCGCGCACGAGCCCCCGCTCCTCGGCGTGCTCCCCGACGCCGACCGCGCCGCGGCGGCCGCGGCCCGCGTCGACGCCGCGTACGCCGAGCGCGGCTGGGGCGCCGGCATGGCGGCCTTCATCGCGCTGACGTCCTGGCAGGGCGAGTTCCCGGAGGACTTCCTCGCCGAGCTCCCCGACCCGGCCCAGCTCGGTCTGCCCACCGAGGACGACGGCTCGCGCGAGGACCCGCTGCTGTCGGGCGCGTCGAAGCCCGTCACGGCCTACGAGCCGGACCTCGACACGCTGCGCTCGGTGCCCACCCGGGTCGTGCTCGCGGCGGGGGTCGAGAGCGCGGGGCTGCTCACCTCGCGGGCGACGTACGCGCTCGCCGAGCGGCTCGGCACCGAGGTCGCGGTGTTCCCCAGCGGCCACGGCGGCTTCCTCGGCGACGAGTACGGCATGCCCGGCGAGCCGGAGGCGTTCGCGGCGCGCCTGCGCGAGGTGCTGGCGGGCGCCTGA
- a CDS encoding FBP domain-containing protein, whose translation MHALTEKQIRSAFVNASRREATQATLPDLDALDWDRLDYLGWRDRKAPLNAYVVLEVDGEPTGVLLRASDGTRARRRAVCAWCEDVVVTDDVTLYVARRGGASGRRGNTIGTLICTDFLCSANVRRPPTRTEAGSDVEAVREEIVARRVAGLRERSLRFVAEVLSTR comes from the coding sequence ATGCACGCCCTCACCGAGAAGCAGATCCGCTCCGCCTTCGTCAACGCGTCCCGGCGCGAGGCGACGCAGGCCACCCTCCCCGACCTCGACGCCCTCGACTGGGACCGCCTCGACTACCTCGGCTGGCGTGACCGCAAGGCACCCCTGAACGCGTACGTCGTCCTCGAGGTCGACGGCGAGCCGACCGGCGTGCTGCTGCGCGCGAGCGACGGCACCCGCGCCCGCCGCCGTGCGGTGTGCGCGTGGTGCGAGGACGTCGTCGTCACGGACGACGTGACCTTGTACGTCGCCCGCCGGGGCGGCGCGTCCGGCCGGCGGGGCAACACGATCGGCACGCTCATCTGCACCGACTTCCTGTGCTCGGCGAACGTGCGGCGCCCGCCGACCCGCACCGAGGCGGGCTCGGACGTCGAGGCGGTGCGCGAGGAGATCGTCGCGCGGCGCGTGGCAGGGCTGCGCGAGCGGTCGCTGCGCTTCGTCGCGGAGGTGCTCAGCACCCGCTGA
- a CDS encoding DEAD/DEAH box helicase — translation MPSFSSLGLPEVLVRSLADRGVSDPFPIQAATLPDTLAGRDVLGRGRTGSGKTLAFSLPLVARLAGLVPGTRAVRRTPGRPTGLVLAPTRELASQIAATLEPLAQAAGLRVTTIFGGVSQRPQEAALKAGVDVVVACPGRLEDLMGQKVVSLADVRVTVLDEADHMADLGFLPGVRRILSATPAGGQRMLFSATLDNGVDKLVTAFLKDPLRHSVDSAASPVATMTHHVFHVDGAETKKDVVRHLASGTGRRVLFMRTKHQAKKLAKQLTATGIPAVDLHGNLSQGARERNLEAFSSGEVRVLVATDIAARGIHVDDVELVVHVDPPAEHKAYLHRSGRTARAGSGGTVATLVLPEQEHEVRTMTRQAGIQVRPQAVRAGDAVLERLVGAPMAPVVATAVPEPARQGGGRGAASSGGGARPAARRGEQSGARGVQGGASRGPAGSGATSGDGTTRDAAGGARRRRRGGRGRGTGTGAATGTAASAGQSREPGRREGGAPRGTTYSTSTPGSGPSGAVRMSMGARAGARRGR, via the coding sequence GTGCCCAGCTTCTCCTCCCTCGGCCTGCCCGAGGTCCTCGTCCGCTCCCTCGCCGACCGCGGCGTGAGCGACCCGTTCCCGATCCAGGCCGCGACGCTGCCGGACACCCTCGCCGGCCGCGACGTGCTCGGCCGCGGGCGCACCGGCTCCGGCAAGACGCTCGCGTTCAGCCTGCCGCTCGTCGCGCGCCTCGCCGGGCTCGTGCCCGGCACCCGTGCCGTCCGCCGCACGCCCGGTCGCCCGACCGGCCTCGTCCTGGCCCCGACCCGCGAGCTCGCGTCGCAGATCGCCGCCACGCTCGAGCCGCTCGCGCAGGCCGCCGGGCTGCGCGTCACCACCATCTTCGGCGGCGTGTCGCAGCGCCCGCAGGAGGCGGCGCTCAAGGCCGGCGTCGACGTCGTCGTCGCCTGCCCCGGCCGTCTCGAGGACCTCATGGGCCAGAAGGTCGTCTCGCTCGCCGACGTCCGCGTCACGGTGCTCGACGAGGCCGACCACATGGCCGACCTCGGGTTCCTGCCCGGGGTGCGGCGCATCCTGTCCGCGACGCCGGCCGGCGGTCAGCGGATGCTGTTCTCCGCGACGCTCGACAACGGCGTGGACAAGCTCGTGACGGCGTTCCTCAAGGACCCGCTGCGCCACTCCGTCGACTCCGCCGCGTCGCCCGTCGCGACGATGACGCACCACGTCTTCCACGTCGACGGCGCCGAGACGAAGAAGGACGTCGTCCGCCACCTCGCCTCCGGCACCGGCCGCCGCGTCCTGTTCATGCGCACCAAGCACCAGGCCAAGAAGCTCGCCAAGCAGCTCACCGCGACGGGCATCCCCGCCGTGGACCTGCACGGCAACCTCAGCCAGGGTGCGCGCGAGCGCAACCTCGAGGCCTTCTCGTCCGGGGAGGTCCGGGTGCTCGTGGCGACCGACATCGCGGCGCGCGGCATCCACGTCGACGACGTCGAGCTCGTCGTGCACGTCGACCCGCCCGCCGAGCACAAGGCCTACCTGCACCGCTCCGGCCGCACGGCGCGCGCCGGGTCGGGCGGCACCGTGGCGACGCTCGTCCTGCCCGAGCAGGAGCACGAGGTGCGCACCATGACGCGGCAGGCCGGCATCCAGGTGCGGCCGCAGGCGGTGCGTGCCGGTGACGCGGTGCTCGAGCGGCTCGTCGGCGCGCCGATGGCGCCGGTCGTCGCGACCGCGGTGCCGGAGCCGGCGCGGCAGGGCGGCGGCCGCGGGGCCGCGTCCTCCGGGGGCGGCGCACGTCCGGCCGCCCGACGCGGCGAGCAGTCCGGCGCGCGTGGGGTGCAGGGCGGCGCGAGCCGCGGCCCCGCGGGATCGGGTGCGACCTCCGGCGACGGCACGACGCGGGACGCGGCGGGCGGCGCCCGCCGGCGCCGCCGCGGCGGACGCGGCCGGGGGACCGGCACGGGTGCCGCGACCGGCACCGCCGCCAGCGCGGGCCAGTCGCGCGAGCCGGGTCGCCGCGAGGGCGGGGCGCCGCGCGGCACCACCTACTCGACGTCGACCCCGGGGTCCGGGCCGAGCGGGGCCGTGCGCATGTCGATGGGCGCCCGCGCCGGCGCGCGCCGCGGCCGCTGA
- a CDS encoding MFS transporter gives MRSELSGTDAAVRSARLALLAQFALFGVIGPSWLSRLPSIRESLGVSTGALGALLVAGAAGALVTLLLAGAVVGRLGTRRTVVVATSGALTGLGLVAAGTALGSVPVFAVGALLNGASGALVNVPINLDGARVERRVGRTVLPHMHAAFSVGAALGALLGAVSSAAGVPVSLHVLVVAVLVATGRFATVRPATALDAGPSGGGRAARGAARGAALAAWTEPRTLLIGVVLLASALAEGSAANWLSLAVATGLDQPEAVGALAYGSFVTAMTVVRLTGTRLVDRLGRVVVLRASQLCALGGLLLFCLAPTLPLAWLGVLAWGVGAALPNPLAVAAAADEPERAAARVAVATSFSSFAQLTAPPLLGLLAEEVGVRPALLPLTVAIALGLLVAGRVRPIGPRATPAHGPSGTAAEAADGGSADARGDGVSESAQVTGPR, from the coding sequence GTGCGCAGCGAGCTCTCGGGGACCGACGCCGCCGTGCGCTCCGCCCGGCTGGCGCTGCTCGCGCAGTTCGCGCTGTTCGGGGTCATCGGGCCGAGCTGGCTGAGCCGGCTGCCGTCGATCCGCGAGTCGCTCGGGGTGTCCACGGGCGCACTCGGCGCGCTGCTCGTGGCCGGCGCCGCCGGTGCGCTCGTCACCCTGCTCCTGGCCGGGGCGGTCGTCGGCCGGCTCGGCACGCGGCGCACCGTCGTCGTGGCGACGAGCGGTGCGCTGACCGGCCTCGGCCTGGTCGCGGCGGGCACCGCGCTCGGCAGCGTGCCGGTCTTCGCGGTGGGTGCGCTGCTCAACGGTGCGAGCGGGGCGCTCGTGAACGTGCCGATCAACCTCGACGGCGCGCGCGTCGAGCGGCGGGTCGGGCGCACGGTGCTGCCGCACATGCACGCGGCGTTCTCGGTCGGGGCCGCCCTCGGCGCGCTCCTCGGGGCGGTGTCATCCGCGGCCGGCGTGCCCGTGTCCCTGCACGTGCTCGTCGTCGCGGTCCTCGTCGCGACCGGACGGTTCGCCACGGTGCGGCCGGCGACCGCGCTCGACGCCGGACCGTCGGGCGGCGGCCGCGCTGCCCGTGGTGCGGCGCGCGGTGCGGCGCTCGCGGCCTGGACCGAGCCGCGCACGCTGCTCATCGGCGTCGTGCTGCTGGCCTCCGCGCTCGCCGAGGGGTCGGCCGCGAACTGGCTGAGCCTCGCCGTCGCCACGGGGCTCGACCAGCCGGAGGCCGTCGGCGCGCTCGCGTACGGCTCGTTCGTCACCGCGATGACCGTGGTGCGGCTCACCGGCACGCGGCTGGTCGACCGGCTCGGGCGCGTCGTCGTGCTGCGCGCGTCGCAGCTGTGCGCGCTGGGCGGGCTGCTGCTGTTCTGCCTCGCCCCGACGCTGCCGCTCGCGTGGCTCGGCGTCCTCGCGTGGGGCGTCGGCGCCGCGCTGCCGAACCCGCTCGCGGTCGCGGCGGCCGCCGACGAGCCCGAGCGGGCCGCCGCCCGGGTGGCGGTCGCGACGTCGTTCAGCTCGTTCGCGCAGCTCACGGCGCCGCCGCTGCTCGGGCTGCTCGCCGAGGAGGTGGGGGTGCGGCCCGCGCTGCTGCCGCTCACGGTGGCGATCGCGCTCGGCCTCCTCGTGGCCGGCCGCGTGCGCCCGATCGGGCCGCGTGCGACGCCGGCGCACGGCCCGTCCGGGACCGCTGCGGAGGCGGCGGACGGGGGGTCCGCGGACGCACGCGGCGACGGTGTGAGCGAGTCGGCACAGGTCACGGGCCCGCGATAG
- a CDS encoding TetR/AcrR family transcriptional regulator, translated as MPRPAGRPRTAGPSPTGLGTRADILHAGARLFCTVGYGSTSTHALAEVAGVRQATLYHHFPGKHAVLLELLLGTVQPSLEAARHLLARDEPAPARLWSLCAGDVRLLCAGEDNLGALYLLPELDDERFAPFHERRGELEDAYRALVAACGVPPADVVRTAALVLGLVESVILQRRRAPETLDARTAEAVADAALALVGLDRDACAEHARTARALPAADTAAG; from the coding sequence ATGCCGCGACCCGCGGGACGTCCGCGCACCGCGGGTCCCTCCCCCACCGGCCTCGGCACGCGCGCGGACATCCTCCACGCGGGCGCGCGCCTGTTCTGCACGGTCGGGTACGGGAGCACGAGCACGCATGCGCTCGCCGAGGTCGCGGGCGTGCGGCAGGCCACGCTGTACCACCACTTCCCCGGCAAGCACGCGGTGCTCCTCGAGCTGCTGCTCGGCACGGTCCAGCCGTCGCTCGAGGCGGCCCGCCACCTGCTCGCGCGGGACGAGCCGGCGCCCGCGCGGCTGTGGTCGCTGTGCGCGGGGGACGTGCGGCTGCTGTGCGCCGGCGAGGACAACCTCGGTGCGCTCTACCTGCTGCCGGAGCTGGACGACGAGCGGTTCGCGCCGTTCCACGAGCGCCGCGGCGAGCTGGAGGACGCCTACCGGGCGCTGGTCGCGGCCTGCGGCGTGCCACCGGCCGACGTGGTGCGCACCGCCGCGCTCGTGCTGGGGCTGGTCGAGAGCGTCATCCTCCAGCGCCGACGGGCGCCGGAGACGCTCGACGCGCGCACCGCCGAGGCCGTCGCGGACGCGGCCCTGGCGCTGGTCGGCCTCGACCGCGACGCGTGCGCCGAGCACGCGCGCACCGCCCGGGCGCTGCCGGCCGCGGACACCGCCGCGGGCTGA